The nucleotide window TCCCGGTCTTTTTCGAGACCGAAGGGTACGGCCGCACGCAAAAGACCGGTTTTCTTGGAAAGAAGGTCTGGATCGACGAGTCCGAAGCGCTCAAGGACGCGCGCCCTGCGGTGACACTCTACGTGAGAAGCGAGTGTGCCCTCTGCGGGGAGGCCGCGACGCTTCTTGAGGCGCTTCAGAAGGAATTCGTCTTCGACATTTTGGAAGTGGACGTCGATTCCGACCCGGCGCTCATGCGACAGTACGGTGACCTCGTCCCCGTCGGGGTCCTACGTGGTGAAGAGATCTTCCGGCTGCGCGCCGAGGTCAAGCCCCTGCGCAAAGCGTTGAAGCGCCGCTTGCTGTAGGCGTCACGCTCCACGACCGGGAAAGCGCGCCACGCGTTTTGGAAAGAACCTCTCCGACGTAAGGCGGCGGAGGTGTCGCGTCATCGCTTGCGCCCAAGCGACAGGGCCAGCGCGACGGAGAGGGCGAGCGCGCCGAACTCCGGGCCGGGCGCGGGTCTTGTCCCGTCGCCACCCTCCAGGTCCTTCGCGCCGTCTGATTCCCTGACCGTCGTTTGTGGGTCTCCAGGCGGTCCCTTGACGGGCACGTTCACGACGACCTGGTCGCCCCCGCCGGTGACGGTGACCGTGAGGTTCTGGCTGGCGCTTGATATGACGGGAGTACTCACCTCGAGGCTGAACTGGCCGGTGGAGATGCTCGATGAGATAAGCGTAAGGGCGCCGATCCGCGCTTGGATCTCGAAATGTCCGGCCGCGCCGCTCGTGAGCGTCCCTTCGAGGTAGAACACGTCGCCCGAGAGGACGGTCCCGGGTTCCGGCTTCGTCACCACGAGTTCGATGTCGCCGGAGCCACCTGATGTCCCCGTGTGCAGTTCGTCTTCCCCCTCGCCCTCGGCGACGAGGACGACCGTCGATGTCGCGGCATCGGAAATCGCGCGGCCATCGCTTGCAACGACGCGGATCGGGACTACGCCGCGTTCGAAGAGCGCGTTATGCACGTCGAGACGCCAGGTCTCCGAGCCGGTGGCGATACGTGTCGGGCCGTTTCCGATGGTGACGCTCACCGTGAGCGGGTCGCCGTCGACATCCTCGGCCGTGCCCCGTATCGTGAAATTGCGGCTCAACTTGGCCCCGTCACGGGGTGAAGCGATGACGACGCGCGGGGCAGTGTTAGGTGCGAGCATGGTGAAGTTCCCGTTCGCGTAATCGACGCCGTTACTCGTGCCGTTCGCCGCCGTCACTTGGAGCCTCACCTGGCACAGGGGGCCGCCGTTGCAACCGTTCTTCTTGTAACTGTGGTTGTTCAGCGGCCCGCCCGCCCCGCCCGTACCGTCGCCCCAGAACCAGTTGTAGTACAATGGCCGACCGTACGGGTCGTAACTCGCGGAGGCGTCCACGTGGAGTTCGAGTCCGTCCGCCTCGCCCGCAAACGTCGCCACTGGCACTTCGACAGCATGGGTACCGCCCGTATGCGTGACACCGATCCCCCCCGGTGAGATCGCTCCAGCGAACGACGAAACGCATGAGGCGGCCACCAAGACAGCGACGATGGAGGCACGGGAAGGGGGTCTTCTTGCCATTGTCCGTCGCTCCAAGAAGCGCCCTTCGCTTAACTTTTTCTCCCTTGGAAACCACTTCCCGAACCCTTAAGTACCGATCTCCCGATGCGCCGTCAACATGCCGGACGAGAAGTTCGATTGCATCGTCGTCGGCGCCGGGTTGGCAGGCCTCGCGGCCGCCTACCAAATGGCGACGGACGGCCTCCAAGTGCTGGTCGTCGAGAAGGCGAAGGTGCCGGGCCAGAAGAACGTCTCGGGCGGCAGGATGTACTCGCACGCGCTCGCAAAGCTCATCCCGCGCTTCTGGGAGGAAGCCCCGGTGGAGCGGGCGGTGACCCGGGAAGGCGTCACGTTCATGACGCGTGAAAGCGCGTTCTCCATTGATTTCGAATCGAAGAAACTCGGCGACCTGCATAACTCCTACAACGTCCTTCGAACGAAGTTCGACGCGTGGTTCTCGGAAAAAGTGGCGGCTAGGGGCGCGATGATCATCCCGGGTGCTCGCATCGACCGGTTGCACATCGAGGACGGTCAGGTGAAAGGGGTCATCGCCGGATCCGACAAGCTCCTTGCCGATTCCGTCGTCCTTGCCGAGGGCGCGAACCCGCTCCTTGCCGAACAGGCCGGACTCAAACCGCCGTTGAAGCCCCATCAGACGGCCGTCGGCGTCAAGGAAGTGATCAAGCTCGGTGCCGACGTGATCAACGACCGGTTCAGGTTGGGAATGGATGAGGGCATGGCGCAGGTCTTCGTCGGCGCCCCCACGTCGGGGCTTCCAGGGGGCGGTTTCCTCTACACCAACAGGGACTCCGTATCGCTCGGCATCGTGATGCCTATCGATTCCGCGATGGGCTTCGAGCATGCTCGCGATAAGAGAAGGCAGGTGCCGGAACTCGTCGAGGACTTCAGGACGCACCCGTACCTTGCGAAACTCCTTCGAGGAGGCGAGGTCGTCGAGTACAGCGCCCACATGGTGCCCGAAGGCGGCTACCGCCAAGTGCCGAAGGTCCTGGCCCACAACGGGGCGCTCTTGACGGGCGACAGCGCGGGGTTCGTCATCAACGCAGGCCTCACTTTCCGCGGCATGGACCTCGCCATCGAATCGGGGCGCATCGCCGGCGTCGCCGTGAAAAGGGCGAAAGACAAGGGCGATTTCACGCGAGGCGGCCTCAAGGAATACGAACGCCTCCTGAAGCAGAGCTTCGTGCTCAAAGACATGAAGCGTTTCAGGAACGCGCCGGGTTTCCTTTCAAACCCCAGGATGTACACGACCTACCCGGAGATGATCTCGGACCTCTTCGAGACGCTCTTCACGGTCGACGGGGAGAAGCACCTGTCAAGGAAAGAGGTGCGGCAGGTCTTGATGAGGCACGTAAGCCCTGTTACCCTCGCTATGGACGCTTTGAAGGGGGTGCGCTCGCTGTGATCGTGGCCAGCCTGGTGCATGTCCTGAGTCCGCGCCTCCGTCCGCGCGTCACCCAATGCCCCGGAGGTCCTCGCCATGGGCCTTGCTGAACTCATGAAGCGCCTCTCCATAGAGGAGCGCTTGGGGACGACGGTCTTCGACCAGTTTGAGGAGCCGCACATCACGGTCGACAACCGCCTCTGTGTCGATTGCGTGGAGAAGCCGTGTCTCAACACGTGCCCTTCGCGCCTTTACACCCTTCACGAGGGCGTTCTCACGTTCCAGTACGAGGGGTGCGTCGAGTGCGGGACCTGCCGCGTCGTCTGCCACAACGGTGGGAACAAGGCGGTCCGGTGGACGTATCCGCATGGGGGATTGGGGGTCAGGTACCGTGAAGGCTGATTCCGGGCCGTTGGCGCGATTGAAGCTCGGGGAAGGATAGCCACGGATTGGAGGATCGTCCGCCTCGGCTCGATCGATTCGACCAACGACGAGGCGAAGCGACTCGCCGAAAGCGGTGCAGTGCATGGCACGGTCGTCGTCGCCAGGGCACAAACGGCGGGCCGCGGCCGGGGGGCGAGACGCTGGCATTCACCCGAAGGCGGTCTTTGGTGTTCAGTGCTTTTGAGGGAAGTTCCGTCCGGCGTCTTGGTTCTCCCGATGGTGTTCGGCGTTGCCGCCGTTGACGCCGTGGAGAAGGCCGCGGGGAGGTCCTGCCGACTCAAGTGGCCAAACGACATCATGCTCGACGGCCGTAAAC belongs to Euryarchaeota archaeon and includes:
- a CDS encoding FAD-dependent oxidoreductase, with product MPDEKFDCIVVGAGLAGLAAAYQMATDGLQVLVVEKAKVPGQKNVSGGRMYSHALAKLIPRFWEEAPVERAVTREGVTFMTRESAFSIDFESKKLGDLHNSYNVLRTKFDAWFSEKVAARGAMIIPGARIDRLHIEDGQVKGVIAGSDKLLADSVVLAEGANPLLAEQAGLKPPLKPHQTAVGVKEVIKLGADVINDRFRLGMDEGMAQVFVGAPTSGLPGGGFLYTNRDSVSLGIVMPIDSAMGFEHARDKRRQVPELVEDFRTHPYLAKLLRGGEVVEYSAHMVPEGGYRQVPKVLAHNGALLTGDSAGFVINAGLTFRGMDLAIESGRIAGVAVKRAKDKGDFTRGGLKEYERLLKQSFVLKDMKRFRNAPGFLSNPRMYTTYPEMISDLFETLFTVDGEKHLSRKEVRQVLMRHVSPVTLAMDALKGVRSL
- a CDS encoding glutaredoxin family protein, giving the protein MSQKVSPESFKRLVRFAQLFGAVLFALGLDNSFGITHVFPVNLPLGLSLLVAGIGVSVIPVFFETEGYGRTQKTGFLGKKVWIDESEALKDARPAVTLYVRSECALCGEAATLLEALQKEFVFDILEVDVDSDPALMRQYGDLVPVGVLRGEEIFRLRAEVKPLRKALKRRLL
- a CDS encoding 4Fe-4S dicluster domain-containing protein, with product MKRLSIEERLGTTVFDQFEEPHITVDNRLCVDCVEKPCLNTCPSRLYTLHEGVLTFQYEGCVECGTCRVVCHNGGNKAVRWTYPHGGLGVRYREG